A segment of the Lineus longissimus chromosome 11, tnLinLong1.2, whole genome shotgun sequence genome:
TTGAAAAGAATATCCCGATTTGAAGTAGTTCTTTTTAAATAAAAACACGGAGACATTCTTCTTTTGCAAAGCATTTGTCATCTGAAGGTAAACTGTCTTGATTTAACCAAATAGGTCAGGACCCCTTTAAGTCATTATGGCTACAGTGTCCATTTCATGAACTATGTCTAATTTCCTTGCTACATTTTACCTGACTAGAAGCTATCTGATTGACTTGGTCATCAACCCTGTTTATAGGATTGAAATGTCCCCGAATATCGGGGGAAGGTCCGGCCTGAAGGGTGTGTGAAGTAAATCTGGCACGGCACCTTTTTCATCTAACCTACATACTGTGTGCCATGCCACCCACAAGTAAATGAGAACTATTATGAGGTACATGTGGCTacttttctgtacaaaacccCCTGAACGTTGATGCATTCCCCCATGGGGAAGACTTGAGTATTTTAGTGTATGTCCACATCTATTTGAGGCCGTTTAATGACCGACTCCTGTTTCGTGGGTAGAAGTTGTAAGGCAACCTCCAGGGATGTAACCTTCAGTTTGTCATTCTCTTTGCTGAGTATTCCAAACGATTTGAGAATTTCCACAGAGTCTTGACAGTCAAATTGTATATCTTGACCAGTTTTGAAGTGAATCCAGCCTTCGATGATGCGTTCTAGTTGAGCTGTTGAGATGCCTTCTGCAAAGCAAGCACAAAGTTCATGAGAAAATAGTGAATTCAAAGCCAGAAGAATCGAATGGCGTCTCTCTTTGAAGACACCATCTGCTGGAGGCACAACAATTGCAAATTGAGGGAAAGACCAGTCATCCCACTTTGAGGAGAGACCAATCTCCATGCATGGGAAACCTCAAACTTGAGGACAGCAGGATTCAGAGGCAGGTCTGGGGGGGGACGAGGTGGTACCAGAAGGCACCATGCAGGCACATCTCTTGAAATCCTTGATCCAACCCTGGTATTCAACAATCACATCAGTGTCATTGTGGAGATGTCCCATGGTATTTTGAGCTACTGGGACACCATCATATTTTACTTTCGAACCATTTGGAGACATTCATTGCCTGAAGCGGCCTTGGTTGAGCATCGGAATTCTGAAGACCCTAGCCTCTTACCTGATTCAACTGGCACATCACCTTTGCCAACCTCCCCAGTCAAACAAGGCACTCGGTTAATCAGCAAGAAGACATAGGTCAGCAACATCTCCTTCAGAATCTCCTCCTCGGCCCGGTCAACGATCACGGCTATCAGACTGCGGTTATTGGCGATATTCTTAAAATAGAGCATCTGAGACAACTCGGCCAGGTAACGATTCTTCCTGTTCTTATAAACAGTCCAGCCTCTCAAGCATACCAAACAACACAGACCAGAAATAATCATAGTCCACTGATCTCCAAAACCTGCTGGGATTAGCAATGTCTTTGCAAATATTCCACTGACACCGATTGCCAAGGTACCCAGTAGGATAGATTTGTCTAAGTTTGTCATCTTGACGGTGGCATCTGGGAGTAATTGTTCAAGACACCCAACTGGAATGTCCTTGTAGCCTTTCAGCATCAGTGTGTTGTCCTTTTTGAGGCGAACTGCCGAGATAAGACGTCTGTAGTATTCCAGTGGTTGCGGCAAGGGTCGACGGATCAGTTTATAGAACAGTACGGCATACCAGGGGAACTTTTGATCCGGGCGGTTTAGTCCTAGTGCCCAGAACCTCATGATATCATAGTTGGAAGGATTAACACTGACCTGGAGATGGAAAATTATGTTATGGAGACTGAGACTCTGTCTGTCCTCGCAGAGAAGACAACACTGTCACCGGCCAGAGCAGACATGTTCCCCAGACTGACATGCCAGGATTGTTCCTAGTTCTTTCTGCCAGGACAGACCTTCCATTAGGAGGACTTGGTGGACTAGGAGGACTGCCAACTTGACCCTGCCAGGATCACACCTTGACTCTTGCACATAGAGGACAAAAATATGCCAGGTTGTCCCAGAAACAAACCCTTTTGATTTCTAGGACATATTTTTGCACTGACTTTTAGTTGATTCAAGGGGTGAAATTCAAGGCACTGATAAATGGTTCGTTGGTCAGAACAGAGAACCAAGGTGCATGCTACAAAGGCAACATGTAGGTAAGTTAGCAGGTAGGCCAAGGTTTGAAGTTTGCAACTCAAATGTGCTTAAGCAAAAGAAGAGCATGCTATAATCAACTCTACTATCTCCAGTCGCTTCTTGAAGGAAAACATCACACTTACACCAAATTCCTGTacaaacatttaatttcttctTTAATTGAACATAACGCACAACAATAAGCAGTTTCAAATACAAGATAGTAATGTCTGTCAATTTACAAGCACTTTTATTGGTCCATAATCTAACCTTTGACAAGTTCatttaggccgaagttacatagacctc
Coding sequences within it:
- the LOC135496385 gene encoding transmembrane protein 143-like isoform X2 codes for the protein MAGSVLWGRKTGPFLANYARKLERIKLSTRDGRSFLYPEAVTGCYHGRWMSTHQSDEKPSVRERVNSQMDKYFGYIKPKKVSTTSRSALKIVSPEGEVIHYRERFIPITRRSIIRHLMQEEGVLTDAERQVFEKFALAIDGALTNRYYGTLEELKSLFDPINPDKDTIATRQWNQKERLDNEFWLLQKLGDVLVRANFHELPKAVVEKAISEHCAGEGIMVSVNPSNYDIMRFWALGLNRPDQKFPWYAVLFYKLIRRPLPQPLEYYRRLISAVRLKKDNTLMLKGYKDIPVGCLEQLLPDATVKMTNLDKSILLGTLAIGVSGIFAKTLLIPAGFGDQWTMIISGLCCLVCLRGWTVYKNRKNRYLAELSQMLYFKNIANNRSLIAVIVDRAEEEILKEMLLTYVFLLINRVPCLTGEVGKGDVPVESEGISTAQLERIIEGWIHFKTGQDIQFDCQDSVEILKSFGILSKENDKLKVTSLEVALQLLPTKQESVIKRPQIDVDIH